In Brachypodium distachyon strain Bd21 chromosome 2, Brachypodium_distachyon_v3.0, whole genome shotgun sequence, one genomic interval encodes:
- the LOC104582992 gene encoding uncharacterized protein LOC104582992 isoform X3 yields MGTPDKPDVKFSVDDGDYGEFITKLRRVLSDNPSHLSNVETFREENEAVQNHPLLPEQSGRTPKRWIYIELSLNHGEKKTTLAVRDDNVYLMAFRNKHGEWYGFADKDTVPIYQSPDSPKKTTCRLGFDFHYAELLSATKKKGRSKQNKVEVLRGTENQGASDRGVENVNPLGREIAEHAVHRLWAHGTEKKKEGECPGKSEKQKEGECPGKSEKQKEGECPGKSEKQKEGECPGKSLAKLAVMICESARMFLHMETVKSCWDSSGSGSPENDPAGRGISDLEGKYIKKWQQMSKAMLGWSEYPIGMPELRINKHADAKGVVCLVLNQGVKNQGVKNQGVKKRGSIYTEWKKENPTSGDEGHQGEDNNGHGNGGDNNRRGPQPPNNGPPTSGGNGNGPPTTSANNSGPPTSESNGNGPPTTSANNSVPPPSDDGEVQREEDQGQRKLDARSLVEVFHLRVDGDESCSVSVSRITVFDGRRGQIIYRNKPSKSGLVLTGPYRAISASGMVCVEIIDDAAKVEEDEVGIWNPYDEYVPHYDQVHTKKITKDLLLTYAVLRSAVETTVQVRVFLFGDKPVTADELGDITAHSNFFPVPEATVVLFPSAADADKVELERSPDGVTVPLSRSVVAWPLGSSLDIKVGGRTFSFQEQGPRVSFQTVLEGVGYVRVSVDDTRGYRQETNGSLPWSLRIDEIEDQTILDETGLLLIHPRRLTFKVEEYKLMPCRLHLINTSDQTAKFRCNGISELSGTVPPDSTMTYLVMPPSNDDGSLTIWISWEASPDDDINSSLRPDKARAVTLPVTVCRAHQPGTTERIPSASPGSDHSNDEEHQEEDQEEEESLMATVQIDAFLFRSTHLYGEITMHGKLASGEEKCAVLFRREIEDKVELIPSSTGSNIPLAQSDVEWPVGSPLSIKVDCFRTVCLSHHGLKLRAKVDHPFLSSKDAGEIHRKKKEIHGEGLEFCFEDHKDKVRFATVEGFGYIRVTVDDTGKYREKSPPSEKKYREKSPPSAKKYRKKPNNSLPRSSMSQIQTDTPKEKRLLAVQTITQIMGRHGLLHLTNTSDDQLVAFRCLDHFSGKSTQLFNRANRGSTWQLQGILPPDSTSTQLFNRANRGSTWQLQGILPPDSTSTYLIKLEGKPPSFKIQSCAASQEEEAEDSFCNRAENEIEDATLELDGGVSEWKPIQPGTKEEFDEFFATIFRGDSKYLYELTLKAIVSDPADGTMTSETKLKSLVTETSTDQSDLLDIYPLQLHFPFKRETFVVLCRWAPKRAVCCPLRLTNRTDDYVILRWRPCTSERYFEELGHLNGVLSPRSTCTYVVVMKKPQHKPTNMNAFSVILESCAAEKIMDANECIANQDHMHAVTTKNVSDEERTPPKVEIIMVAGHDCTITSTDLHPTEPWILASYSNGDLSIWNYQTKAIEREITDVHTNLTRSIRAAKFIAREEWAVVGCQSGRVYVVPYARREKIMTLPNHSEYPITSLAVHPNQPFVLSASADKRIRLWNWDVNREDNRWQWTRTVGGHSDYINHVMFNPHDNGNTFASASDDGTVKIWKTHDDNKSAEPIELYCTEEQQHFAYFVQGGRQYMVTGSRNGNARVWDLLSLKCIKVLEEPHSPAPYKSVVGVLFDCAPDMNPVLLTVSADEVISFLDATTYKPRYEKINFGIGHAKGFACVEVDRKRSLAITCSGGIAIMQMNEDPVKPAETGEHAVKAIREGTNKFGDDCVNSSAFT; encoded by the exons ATGGGAACGCCGGATAAGCCTGATGTGAAGTTCAGCGTTGATGATGGTGATTACGGAGAATTCATCACGAAACTTCGCCGTGTGCTCAGTGACAACCCAAGTCACCTTTCGAACGTGGAAACGTTTCGTGAGGAAAATGAGGCTGTCCAAAATCATCCTTTGCTGCCCGAGCAATCAGGGCGTACGCCGAAGAGGTGGATCTACATCGAGCTTTCCCTCAACCatggagaaaagaaaacaacccTAGCCGTCCGTGATGACAACGTGTACCTTATGGCCTTCCGGAACAAGCATGGTGAATGGTACGGGTTTGCTGACAAGGATACCGTACCAATCTATCAGTCGCCTGATTCTCCGAAGAAAACCACCTGTCGTCTAGGTTTTGATTTCCACTATGCTGAATTACTTAGTgccacaaaaaagaaaggtcGTTCCAAGCAAAACAAAGTTGAAGTACTTCGTGGCACAGAAAACCAAGGTGCATCAGATCGTGGAGTAGAGAATGTTAATCCACTAGGAAGGGAAATCGCAGAACATGCCGTGCATCGTCTCTGGGCCCAcggaacagaaaaaaagaaagaaggagagTGCCCCGGAAAGTcagaaaaacagaaagaagGAGAGTGCCCCGGAAAGTcagaaaaacagaaagaagGAGAGTGCCCCGGAAAGTcagaaaaacagaaagaagGAGAGTGCCCCGGAAAGTCGTTGGCGAAGCTGGCTGTGATGATATGTGAGTCTGCACGGATGTTCTTACACATGGAAACGGTGAAGAGTTGTTGGGATTCGTCTGGAAGCGGGAGCCCGGAAAACGACCCAGCTGGACGCGGAATAAGCGATCTGGAGGGTAAATACATCAAAAAGTGGCAGCAAATGTCCAAGGCGATGCTGGGGTGGAGCGAATATCCAATAGGGATGCCCGAACTGAGGATCAACAAGCACGCCGACGCAAAAGGGGTAGTTTGCCTGGTATTAAATCAAGGGGTTAAGAATCAAGGGGTTAAGAATCAAGGGGTTAAGAAACGAGGAAGTAtctataccgagtggaagaaGGAGAATCCAACCTCTGGCGACGAGGGGCATCAAGGGGAGGATAATAATGGTCATGGTAATGGTGGGGACAATAACCGGAGGGGACCTCAACCGCCTAATAATGGCCCACCGACTAGTGGGGGTAATGGCAATGGTCCACCAACTACAAGTGCCAATAACAGTGGCCCACCGACTAGTGAGAGTAATGGCAATGGACCACCAACTACAAGTGCCAATAACAGTGTCCCACCGCCTAGTGATGACGGCGAGGTGCAGCGGGAGGAGGATCAAGGCCAGCGGAAGTTGGATGCCCGAAGCTTGGTGGAGGTGTTTCATTTGCGTGTCGACGGCGACGAGAGCTGTTCGGTTTCGGTTAGCAGGATCACCGTCTTCGACGGAAGGCGCGGGCAGATCATCTACCGGAACAAACCAAGCAAG AGTGGATTGGTACTCACCGGACCATACAGAGCCATCTCAGCCAGCGGGATGGTCTGCGTTGAAATCATCGACGACGCGGCAAAAGTAGAAGAAGACGAGGTTGGTATATGGAACCCCTATGACGAGTATGTGCCTCACTATGACCAGGTCCACACCAAGAAGATCACCAAAGACCTCTTGTTGACCTACGCTGTGCTGAGGAGCGCCGTGGAGACCACCGTGCAGGTCCGGGTTTTCCTATTCGGGGACAAACCCGTCACCGCCGACGAACTTGGCGACATCACCGCGCACAGCAATTTCTTCCCAGTGCCTGAGGCCACCGTAGTGCTCTTTCCAAGTGCTGCAGACGCGGACAAAGTGGAGCTGGAGCGCTCGCCCGATGGCGTGACCGTTCCACTCTCGCGGTCTGTCGTTGCGTGGCCACTCGGCTCGTCGCTCGACATAAAG GTGGGCGGTCGAACGTTCTCGTTCCAGGAACAAGGACCGAGAGTCAGTTTTCAAACTGTACTGGAAGGCGTTGGTTATGTCCGCGTTAGTGTCGACGACACTCGCGGGTACAGGCAGGAAACGAACGGTTCGTTACCATGGTCTTTGCGCATTGATGAAATTGAG GACCAAACCATTTTAGACGAGACGGGGTTGCTGCTTAtccacccccgccgcctcaCCTTCAAAGTCGAGGAATACAAGCTCATGCCCTGCCGACTGCACCTTATCAATACGTCAGATCAGACTGCCAAGTTTCGGTGCAATGGAATATCGGAGCTATCCGGCACCGTGCCTCCAGATTCTACAATGACCTACCTTGTCATGCCACCATCCAACGACGACGGTTCTCTGACCATATGGATCAGTTGGGAAGCGTCGCCGGACGATGATATAAATTCCTCTCTGCGACCGGACAAAGCTAGAGCGGTAACATTACCGGTGACTGTTTGCAGAGCTCACCAGCCGGGCACAACTGAG AGAATTCCTAGCGCTAGCCCGGGGTCTGACCATTCAAACGATGAGGAGCACCAGGAGGAggatcaggaggaggaggagtcaTT GATGGCCACAGTTCAGATCGATGCATTCCTCTTCCGAAGTACCCACTTGTACGGCGAAATTACCATGCATGGCAAACTCGCGAGCGGCGAGGAGAAGTGCGCGGTGCTCTTCAGGCGTGAAATTGAAGACAAAGTGGAGCTTATCCCCTCATCCACTGGTTCTAACATTCCACTCGCGCAATCTGACGTTGAGTGGCCTGTCGGCTCGCCACTCTCGATAAAG GTGGACTGCTTCCGTACAGTTTGTTTATCACACCACGGGCTCAAACTTCGGGCAAAAGTCGACCATCCGTTTCTGTCTTCAAAAGACGCTGGCGAAAtacatagaaaaaagaaagaaatacatGGAGAAGGTCTGGAGTTCTGTTTTGAGGATCATAAGGACAAAGTCCGTTTTGCCACTGTTGAAGGCTTTGGTTATATCCGTGTTACTGTTGACGACACTGGCAAATACCGGGAGAAAAGCCCTCCATCAGAAAAGAAATACCGGGAGAAAAGCCCTCCATCAGCAAAGAAATACCGGAAGAAACCGAACAATTCGCTACCAAGGTCATCGATGAGTCAG ATTCAAACGGACACGCCCAAAGAGAAAAGGTTGCTGGCTGTCCAAACAATAACTCAGATCATGGGAAGGCACGGGCTGCTACACCTTACCAATACGTCAGATGATCAGCTTGTGGCTTTTCGGTGTCTCGACCATTTCAGTGGCAAATCGACACAACTGTTTAACCGAGCAAACCGTGGCTCTACCTGGCAACTCCAGGGCATTCTGCCGCCGGATTCCACTTCGACACAACTGTTTAACCGAGCAAACCGTGGCTCTACCTGGCAACTCCAGGGCATTCTGCCGCCGGATTCCACTTCGACCTACCTTATAAAGCTGGAAGGAAAGCCTCCTTCCTTCAAAATACAGAGCTGTGCCGCGTCgcaggaagaggaggccgaAGACAGCTTTTGTAATCGAGCCGAAAATGAAATTGAAGACGCAACGTTAGAATTGGACGGTGGGGTATCAGAG TGGAAGCCGATACAACCAGGAACCAAAGAGGAGTTCGACGAGTTCTTTGCGACCATCTTTCGCGGAGACAGCAAATATTTGTACGAGCTAACACTAAAGGCCATCGTTAGCGACCCAGCGGACGGGACAATGACATCTGAG ACCAAATTAAAATCCCTCGTGACAGAGACGTCGACTGACCAG AGTGACTTGTTGGATATCTACCCCCTTCAGCTCCACTTCCCCTTCAAGCGAGAAACTTTCGTGGTATTATGCCGCTGGGCCCCAAAAAGGGCGGTATGTTGCCCACTACGGCTAACTAACAGGACCGATGACTATGTCATATTGAGGTGGCGGCCATGCACTTCAGAGAGATACTTCGAGGAATTGGGCCACCTCAATGGAGTTCTatcaccaagatccacttgcACTTATGTTGTTGTGATGAAAAAGCCGCAACATAAGCCAACTAACATGAACGCGTTCTCCGTGATCCTAGAAAGCTGCGCAGCAGAAAAGATCATGGACGCCAACGAGTGCATTGCTAACCAAGATCATATGCATGCGGTAACTACAAAGAACGTTTCTGATGAAGAG CGAACTCCACCAAAAGTCGAG ATTATAATGGTGGCAGGGCATGATTGTACAATAACGTCAACGGATTTGCACCCAACTGAGCCTTG GATTTTGGCAAGTTACTCCAACGGGGACTTATCCATTTGGAACTACCAGACCAAG GCAATAGAGAGGGAGATAACAGACGTTCATACTAATCTTACCCGTTCCATTCGTGCGGCAAAATTCATTGCGCGTGAGGAATGGGCTGTGGTTGGTTGTCAGAGCGGACGCGTTTACGTGGTTCCATACGCGAGACGCGAAAAGATAATGACATTACCAAATCACTCTGAATATCCGATAACGTCGCTCGCGGTTCACCCAAATCAGCCGTTTGTGCTGTCGGCATCTGCGGATAAGCGGATCAGGCTCTGGAACTGGGACGTCAACCGAGAAGACAACCGGTGGCAGTGGACGCGGACAGTTGGAGGACATTCTGACTACATAAATCATGTCATGTTTAACCCGCATGACAATGGGAATACTTTCGCCAGCGCTTCCGATGACGGCACAGTAAAG ATCTGGAAGACTCACGATGACAATAAAAGTGCCGAGCCCATTGAATTGTACTGTACAGAAGAACAGCAGCATTTTGCTTATTTTGTCCAGGGTGGTCGGCAGTATATGGTTACCGGATCACGGAATGGCAATGCGCGT GTCTGGGACTTGCTTTCCCTAAAATGTATTAAAGTACTCGAGGAACCCCATTCACCAGCGCCTTACAAAAGCGTCGTTGGTGTGTTGTTCGATTGTGCCCCAGATATGAATCCAGTTTTGCTTACTGTTTCGGCGGATGAGGTTATATCTTTTCTTGACGCCACTACTTACAAACCCag GTATGAAAAAATTAACTTTGGTATCGGACACGCCAAGGGTTTTGCATGCGTTGAGGTTGATCGCAAAAGAAG CCTTGCGATCACATGTAGTGGCGGCATTGCGATCATGCAAATGAACGAAGACCCGGTGAAACCAGCTGAAACCGGGGAACATGCCGTAAAAGCAATCAG GGAAGGAACTAATAAGTTCGGCGATGATTGTGTAAACAGCTCTGCTTTCACTTAA
- the LOC104582992 gene encoding uncharacterized protein LOC104582992 isoform X4 yields the protein MVGRRKLDLKAGGRGLGLICMMAGCQDSVSNYELQLAKGTNPFALCEISICGVFQALDLSSKVLIIRAKVFSRMGTPDKPDVKFSVDDGDYGEFITKLRRVLSDNPSHLSNVETFREENEAVQNHPLLPEQSGRTPKRWIYIELSLNHGEKKTTLAVRDDNVYLMAFRNKHGEWYGFADKDTVPIYQSPDSPKKTTCRLGFDFHYAELLSATKKKGRSKQNKVEVLRGTENQGASDRGVENVNPLGREIAEHAVHRLWAHGTEKKKEGECPGKSEKQKEGECPGKSEKQKEGECPGKSEKQKEGECPGKSLAKLAVMICESARMFLHMETVKSCWDSSGSGSPENDPAGRGISDLEGKYIKKWQQMSKAMLGWSEYPIGMPELRINKHADAKGVVCLVLNQGVKNQGVKNQGVKKRGSIYTEWKKENPTSGDEGHQGEDNNGHGNGGDNNRRGPQPPNNGPPTSGGNGNGPPTTSANNSGPPTSESNGNGPPTTSANNSVPPPSDDGEVQREEDQGQRKLDARSLVEVFHLRVDGDESCSVSVSRITVFDGRRGQIIYRNKPSKSGLVLTGPYRAISASGMVCVEIIDDAAKVEEDEVGIWNPYDEYVPHYDQVHTKKITKDLLLTYAVLRSAVETTVQVRVFLFGDKPVTADELGDITAHSNFFPVPEATVVLFPSAADADKVELERSPDGVTVPLSRSVVAWPLGSSLDIKVGGRTFSFQEQGPRVSFQTVLEGVGYVRVSVDDTRGYRQETNGSLPWSLRIDEIEDQTILDETGLLLIHPRRLTFKVEEYKLMPCRLHLINTSDQTAKFRCNGISELSGTVPPDSTMTYLVMPPSNDDGSLTIWISWEASPDDDINSSLRPDKARAVTLPVTVCRAHQPGTTERIPSASPGSDHSNDEEHQEEDQEEEESLMATVQIDAFLFRSTHLYGEITMHGKLASGEEKCAVLFRREIEDKVELIPSSTGSNIPLAQSDVEWPVGSPLSIKVDCFRTVCLSHHGLKLRAKVDHPFLSSKDAGEIHRKKKEIHGEGLEFCFEDHKDKVRFATVEGFGYIRVTVDDTGKYREKSPPSEKKYREKSPPSAKKYRKKPNNSLPRSSMSQIQTDTPKEKRLLAVQTITQIMGRHGLLHLTNTSDDQLVAFRCLDHFSGKSTQLFNRANRGSTWQLQGILPPDSTSTQLFNRANRGSTWQLQGILPPDSTSTYLIKLEGKPPSFKIQSCAASQEEEAEDSFCNRAENEIEDATLELDGGVSEWKPIQPGTKEEFDEFFATIFRGDSKYLYELTLKAIVSDPADGTMTSETKLKSLVTETSTDQSDLLDIYPLQLHFPFKRETFVVLCRWAPKRAVCCPLRLTNRTDDYVILRWRPCTSERYFEELGHLNGVLSPRSTCTYVVVMKKPQHKPTNMNAFSVILESCAAEKIMDANECIANQDHMHAVTTKNVSDEERTPPKVEIIMVAGHDCTITSTDLHPTEPWSGTCFP from the exons GATGGGAACGCCGGATAAGCCTGATGTGAAGTTCAGCGTTGATGATGGTGATTACGGAGAATTCATCACGAAACTTCGCCGTGTGCTCAGTGACAACCCAAGTCACCTTTCGAACGTGGAAACGTTTCGTGAGGAAAATGAGGCTGTCCAAAATCATCCTTTGCTGCCCGAGCAATCAGGGCGTACGCCGAAGAGGTGGATCTACATCGAGCTTTCCCTCAACCatggagaaaagaaaacaacccTAGCCGTCCGTGATGACAACGTGTACCTTATGGCCTTCCGGAACAAGCATGGTGAATGGTACGGGTTTGCTGACAAGGATACCGTACCAATCTATCAGTCGCCTGATTCTCCGAAGAAAACCACCTGTCGTCTAGGTTTTGATTTCCACTATGCTGAATTACTTAGTgccacaaaaaagaaaggtcGTTCCAAGCAAAACAAAGTTGAAGTACTTCGTGGCACAGAAAACCAAGGTGCATCAGATCGTGGAGTAGAGAATGTTAATCCACTAGGAAGGGAAATCGCAGAACATGCCGTGCATCGTCTCTGGGCCCAcggaacagaaaaaaagaaagaaggagagTGCCCCGGAAAGTcagaaaaacagaaagaagGAGAGTGCCCCGGAAAGTcagaaaaacagaaagaagGAGAGTGCCCCGGAAAGTcagaaaaacagaaagaagGAGAGTGCCCCGGAAAGTCGTTGGCGAAGCTGGCTGTGATGATATGTGAGTCTGCACGGATGTTCTTACACATGGAAACGGTGAAGAGTTGTTGGGATTCGTCTGGAAGCGGGAGCCCGGAAAACGACCCAGCTGGACGCGGAATAAGCGATCTGGAGGGTAAATACATCAAAAAGTGGCAGCAAATGTCCAAGGCGATGCTGGGGTGGAGCGAATATCCAATAGGGATGCCCGAACTGAGGATCAACAAGCACGCCGACGCAAAAGGGGTAGTTTGCCTGGTATTAAATCAAGGGGTTAAGAATCAAGGGGTTAAGAATCAAGGGGTTAAGAAACGAGGAAGTAtctataccgagtggaagaaGGAGAATCCAACCTCTGGCGACGAGGGGCATCAAGGGGAGGATAATAATGGTCATGGTAATGGTGGGGACAATAACCGGAGGGGACCTCAACCGCCTAATAATGGCCCACCGACTAGTGGGGGTAATGGCAATGGTCCACCAACTACAAGTGCCAATAACAGTGGCCCACCGACTAGTGAGAGTAATGGCAATGGACCACCAACTACAAGTGCCAATAACAGTGTCCCACCGCCTAGTGATGACGGCGAGGTGCAGCGGGAGGAGGATCAAGGCCAGCGGAAGTTGGATGCCCGAAGCTTGGTGGAGGTGTTTCATTTGCGTGTCGACGGCGACGAGAGCTGTTCGGTTTCGGTTAGCAGGATCACCGTCTTCGACGGAAGGCGCGGGCAGATCATCTACCGGAACAAACCAAGCAAG AGTGGATTGGTACTCACCGGACCATACAGAGCCATCTCAGCCAGCGGGATGGTCTGCGTTGAAATCATCGACGACGCGGCAAAAGTAGAAGAAGACGAGGTTGGTATATGGAACCCCTATGACGAGTATGTGCCTCACTATGACCAGGTCCACACCAAGAAGATCACCAAAGACCTCTTGTTGACCTACGCTGTGCTGAGGAGCGCCGTGGAGACCACCGTGCAGGTCCGGGTTTTCCTATTCGGGGACAAACCCGTCACCGCCGACGAACTTGGCGACATCACCGCGCACAGCAATTTCTTCCCAGTGCCTGAGGCCACCGTAGTGCTCTTTCCAAGTGCTGCAGACGCGGACAAAGTGGAGCTGGAGCGCTCGCCCGATGGCGTGACCGTTCCACTCTCGCGGTCTGTCGTTGCGTGGCCACTCGGCTCGTCGCTCGACATAAAG GTGGGCGGTCGAACGTTCTCGTTCCAGGAACAAGGACCGAGAGTCAGTTTTCAAACTGTACTGGAAGGCGTTGGTTATGTCCGCGTTAGTGTCGACGACACTCGCGGGTACAGGCAGGAAACGAACGGTTCGTTACCATGGTCTTTGCGCATTGATGAAATTGAG GACCAAACCATTTTAGACGAGACGGGGTTGCTGCTTAtccacccccgccgcctcaCCTTCAAAGTCGAGGAATACAAGCTCATGCCCTGCCGACTGCACCTTATCAATACGTCAGATCAGACTGCCAAGTTTCGGTGCAATGGAATATCGGAGCTATCCGGCACCGTGCCTCCAGATTCTACAATGACCTACCTTGTCATGCCACCATCCAACGACGACGGTTCTCTGACCATATGGATCAGTTGGGAAGCGTCGCCGGACGATGATATAAATTCCTCTCTGCGACCGGACAAAGCTAGAGCGGTAACATTACCGGTGACTGTTTGCAGAGCTCACCAGCCGGGCACAACTGAG AGAATTCCTAGCGCTAGCCCGGGGTCTGACCATTCAAACGATGAGGAGCACCAGGAGGAggatcaggaggaggaggagtcaTT GATGGCCACAGTTCAGATCGATGCATTCCTCTTCCGAAGTACCCACTTGTACGGCGAAATTACCATGCATGGCAAACTCGCGAGCGGCGAGGAGAAGTGCGCGGTGCTCTTCAGGCGTGAAATTGAAGACAAAGTGGAGCTTATCCCCTCATCCACTGGTTCTAACATTCCACTCGCGCAATCTGACGTTGAGTGGCCTGTCGGCTCGCCACTCTCGATAAAG GTGGACTGCTTCCGTACAGTTTGTTTATCACACCACGGGCTCAAACTTCGGGCAAAAGTCGACCATCCGTTTCTGTCTTCAAAAGACGCTGGCGAAAtacatagaaaaaagaaagaaatacatGGAGAAGGTCTGGAGTTCTGTTTTGAGGATCATAAGGACAAAGTCCGTTTTGCCACTGTTGAAGGCTTTGGTTATATCCGTGTTACTGTTGACGACACTGGCAAATACCGGGAGAAAAGCCCTCCATCAGAAAAGAAATACCGGGAGAAAAGCCCTCCATCAGCAAAGAAATACCGGAAGAAACCGAACAATTCGCTACCAAGGTCATCGATGAGTCAG ATTCAAACGGACACGCCCAAAGAGAAAAGGTTGCTGGCTGTCCAAACAATAACTCAGATCATGGGAAGGCACGGGCTGCTACACCTTACCAATACGTCAGATGATCAGCTTGTGGCTTTTCGGTGTCTCGACCATTTCAGTGGCAAATCGACACAACTGTTTAACCGAGCAAACCGTGGCTCTACCTGGCAACTCCAGGGCATTCTGCCGCCGGATTCCACTTCGACACAACTGTTTAACCGAGCAAACCGTGGCTCTACCTGGCAACTCCAGGGCATTCTGCCGCCGGATTCCACTTCGACCTACCTTATAAAGCTGGAAGGAAAGCCTCCTTCCTTCAAAATACAGAGCTGTGCCGCGTCgcaggaagaggaggccgaAGACAGCTTTTGTAATCGAGCCGAAAATGAAATTGAAGACGCAACGTTAGAATTGGACGGTGGGGTATCAGAG TGGAAGCCGATACAACCAGGAACCAAAGAGGAGTTCGACGAGTTCTTTGCGACCATCTTTCGCGGAGACAGCAAATATTTGTACGAGCTAACACTAAAGGCCATCGTTAGCGACCCAGCGGACGGGACAATGACATCTGAG ACCAAATTAAAATCCCTCGTGACAGAGACGTCGACTGACCAG AGTGACTTGTTGGATATCTACCCCCTTCAGCTCCACTTCCCCTTCAAGCGAGAAACTTTCGTGGTATTATGCCGCTGGGCCCCAAAAAGGGCGGTATGTTGCCCACTACGGCTAACTAACAGGACCGATGACTATGTCATATTGAGGTGGCGGCCATGCACTTCAGAGAGATACTTCGAGGAATTGGGCCACCTCAATGGAGTTCTatcaccaagatccacttgcACTTATGTTGTTGTGATGAAAAAGCCGCAACATAAGCCAACTAACATGAACGCGTTCTCCGTGATCCTAGAAAGCTGCGCAGCAGAAAAGATCATGGACGCCAACGAGTGCATTGCTAACCAAGATCATATGCATGCGGTAACTACAAAGAACGTTTCTGATGAAGAG CGAACTCCACCAAAAGTCGAG ATTATAATGGTGGCAGGGCATGATTGTACAATAACGTCAACGGATTTGCACCCAACTGAGCCTTG GTCTGGGACTTGCTTTCCCTAA